The following are encoded in a window of Gavia stellata isolate bGavSte3 chromosome 17, bGavSte3.hap2, whole genome shotgun sequence genomic DNA:
- the POLR2L gene encoding DNA-directed RNA polymerases I, II, and III subunit RPABC5, producing the protein MIIPVRCFTCGKIVGNKWEAYLGLLQAEYTEGDALDALGLKRYCCRRMLLAHVDLIEKLLNYAPLEK; encoded by the exons ATGATCATCCCGGTCAGATGCTTCACGTGCGGCAAAATAGTTGGAAACAAGTGGGAAGCCTATCTTGGCCTTCTGCAAGCAGAATATACGGAAGG AGATGCCCTGGATGCCCTTGGTTTGAAGAGATACTGCTGCCGCAGAATGCTCCTAGCCCACGTGGATCTGATTGAGAAGCTTTTGAATTATGCACCCCTGGagaaatga